In the Helianthus annuus cultivar XRQ/B chromosome 11, HanXRQr2.0-SUNRISE, whole genome shotgun sequence genome, one interval contains:
- the LOC110867719 gene encoding ribosome biogenesis protein BOP1 homolog isoform X1, translating into MKKNGKKNVLKPVEKEVVVVSESDDEVVASDSEHESVESPVVSDDDYEIFSEGNDDRNSDSELDSGSGSEDEVHGNYLDGEHPSNEAGLSDGVDNFDQGDQSASEDSREVVDESDSSEDEVGPRNTIGDVPLKWYEDEEHIGYDVAGKKIKKKERLDKLDSFLARTDDANSWRKIMDDIEDEEVELTKEETKLIRRMLKGKAPHADFDPHAPYVDWFAWDGAKHPLSNAPEPKRRFIPSKWESKKVVKYIRAIRKGLIKFDKPKEEPRFYNLWGDETEESRHGLSYIPAPKAKLPGHDESYNPSLEYIPTQEEISAYQLMFEEDRPKFIPKRFTSLRSVPAYEKSVRETFDRCLDLYLCPRARKKRINIDPESLKPKLPSRKDLKPYPTTCYLEYKGHKGPVVSICTDPVGQHIASGSHDGTVRIWEVETGRCIKVWELGEPVQHVAWNPLPEFPILAVSMGQDVLVLNTGLEKEENKMIADLLRVETTPAPDDSESAGSSVSWSQYDKYEGIRIKHFKTVSSVEWHRKGDYFSTVMPAGESKAILIHLLSKKLTQRLPFKLHGLPVCSTFHPTRSIFFVSTKKNVRVYDLVKKKFIKKLDAGVREISSVSIHPGGDNVIVGSKDGKLCWFDMDLSSKPYKILKSHPKDITNVAFHRNYPLFASSSDDCTAYVFHGMVYSDLNQNPLIVPLEILHGHTSVNGRGVLDCKFHPRQPWLFTAGADAVIKLFCH; encoded by the exons ATGAAGAAGAACGGGAAGAAAAATGTTTTGAAACCGGTAGAGAAAGAAGTTGTTGTTGTGAGTGAGAGCGACGATGAAGTCGTTGCTAGTGACTCTGAACACGAGAGTGTTGAAAGTCCTGTTGTTTCTGACGATGATTATGAG ATCTTCTCTGAGGGCAATGATGACAGGAATTCAGATTCAGAATTAGATTCAGGATCAGGCTCCGAAGATGAGGTACATGGTAATTACCTG GATGGTGAGCACCCAAGCAATGAAGCTGGACTGAGTGACGGAGTTGATAATTTTGATCAAGGAGATCAAAGTGCAAGCGAGGATTCTCGTGAAGTAGTAGACGAGAGTGATTCATCAGAAGACGAG GTTGGTCCTCGTAACACCATTGGGGATGTTCCTTTAAAGTGGTACGAAGATGAGGAACATATCGGATATGACGTTGCTGGAAAGAAAATCAAGAAGAAAGAGAGACTGGATAAACTGGATTCATTTTTAGCCAGAACCGATGATGCAAATAGTTG gcgCAAGATCATGGATGACATTGAAGATGAGGAAGTAGAACTTACTAAAGAAGAAACTAAGCTTATTCGTAGAATGTTGAAAGGAAAGGCACCTCATGCTGATTTTGATCCACACGCG CCTTATGTTGATTGGTTTGCGTGGGATGGTGCTAAGCATCCACTCTCAAATGCCCCGGAACCTAAAAGACGTTTTATTCCTTCAAAATGGGAAAGCAAAAAG GTTGTTAAGTATATTAGGGCGATTAGAAAGGGACTGATAAAGTTTGACAAACCAAAAGAAGAACCCCGTTTTTATAACTTATGGGGCGATGAAACTGAAGAATCAAGACATGGATTATCATATATACCCGCACCCAAAGCTAAATTACCAG GGCATGATGAATCTTATAATCCTTCTCTGGAATACATTCCAACACAAGAAGAGATTAGCGCTTATCAGCTTATGTTTGAGGAGGACCGACCTAAGTTCATTCCAAAGCG ATTCACATCTTTGAGAAGTGTTCCAGCTTATGAAAAGAGTGTTCGGGAAACCTTTGATCGATGTCTGGATCTGTACTTGTGCCCTAGAGCAAGAAAGAAGCGT ATCAATATTGACCCCGAGTCTTTAAAACCAAAGCTTCCAAGTCGCAAAGATCTTAAACCATACCCAACGACATGTTATCTTGAGTACAAAGGTCATAAGGGTCCAGTCGTATCAATTTGTACCGACCCAGTCGGGCAGCATATTGCTTCTG GCTCACATGACGGAACCGTTCGCATCTGGGAGGTTGAAACTGGTAGATGCATTAAAGTTTGGGAACTTGGTGAACCTGTGCAGCATGTTGCATGGAATCCGTTACCTGAGTTTCCTATTTTGGCAGTGTCCAT GGGGCAAGATGTTCTTGTTCTGAACACTGGGCTCGAGAAAGAAGAAAATAAGATGATTGCAGATCTTTTGCGTGTTGAAACCACTCCTGCTCCAGATGATTCTG AAAGTGCTGGGTCTAGTGTAAGCTGGTCTCAATACGACAAATATGAGGGAATTAGGATCAAACACTTTAAG ACTGTGTCATCAGTGGAATGGCATCGAAAAGGAGACTATTTCTCTACTGTCATGCCTGCAG GTGAATCAAAAGCCATATTAATACACTTGCTCTCGAAGAAACTAACCCAAAGATTACCATTCAAGTTACACGGTCTCCCTGTGTGTTCAACTTTCCATCCTACACGATCCATCTTCTTTGTTTCGACAAAAAAGAACGTTCGTGTTTATGACCTTGTGAAGAAAAAGTTCATCAAGAAGCTAGATGCTGGTGTTCGTGAAATCTCATCTGTTTCCATCCATCCCGGTG GTGACAATGTTATCGTGGGGAGTAAGGATGGAAAGTTATGTTGGTTTGACATGGATCTTTCATCAAAACCGTACAAAATTCTCAA ATCTCATCCGAAGGACATAACGAATGTGGCGTTTCATCGCAACTACCCGTTGTTTGCATCATCTTCAGATGATTGCACTGCGTATGTTTTCCATGGGATGGTGTATTCAGATTTGAACCAGAACCCTCTTATTGTTCCTTTGGAGATTCTTCACGGCCATACAAGCGTAAACGGAAGAG GTGTGTTGGACTGCAAGTTCCACCCAAGGCAGCCGTGGTTGTTCACTGCAGGGGCTGATGCTGTAATCAAGCTTTTCTGCCATTAA
- the LOC110867719 gene encoding ribosome biogenesis protein BOP1 homolog isoform X2 — protein sequence MKKNGKKNVLKPVEKEVVVVSESDDEVVASDSEHESVESPVVSDDDYEIFSEGNDDRNSDSELDSGSGSEDEDGEHPSNEAGLSDGVDNFDQGDQSASEDSREVVDESDSSEDEVGPRNTIGDVPLKWYEDEEHIGYDVAGKKIKKKERLDKLDSFLARTDDANSWRKIMDDIEDEEVELTKEETKLIRRMLKGKAPHADFDPHAPYVDWFAWDGAKHPLSNAPEPKRRFIPSKWESKKVVKYIRAIRKGLIKFDKPKEEPRFYNLWGDETEESRHGLSYIPAPKAKLPGHDESYNPSLEYIPTQEEISAYQLMFEEDRPKFIPKRFTSLRSVPAYEKSVRETFDRCLDLYLCPRARKKRINIDPESLKPKLPSRKDLKPYPTTCYLEYKGHKGPVVSICTDPVGQHIASGSHDGTVRIWEVETGRCIKVWELGEPVQHVAWNPLPEFPILAVSMGQDVLVLNTGLEKEENKMIADLLRVETTPAPDDSESAGSSVSWSQYDKYEGIRIKHFKTVSSVEWHRKGDYFSTVMPAGESKAILIHLLSKKLTQRLPFKLHGLPVCSTFHPTRSIFFVSTKKNVRVYDLVKKKFIKKLDAGVREISSVSIHPGGDNVIVGSKDGKLCWFDMDLSSKPYKILKSHPKDITNVAFHRNYPLFASSSDDCTAYVFHGMVYSDLNQNPLIVPLEILHGHTSVNGRGVLDCKFHPRQPWLFTAGADAVIKLFCH from the exons ATGAAGAAGAACGGGAAGAAAAATGTTTTGAAACCGGTAGAGAAAGAAGTTGTTGTTGTGAGTGAGAGCGACGATGAAGTCGTTGCTAGTGACTCTGAACACGAGAGTGTTGAAAGTCCTGTTGTTTCTGACGATGATTATGAG ATCTTCTCTGAGGGCAATGATGACAGGAATTCAGATTCAGAATTAGATTCAGGATCAGGCTCCGAAGATGAG GATGGTGAGCACCCAAGCAATGAAGCTGGACTGAGTGACGGAGTTGATAATTTTGATCAAGGAGATCAAAGTGCAAGCGAGGATTCTCGTGAAGTAGTAGACGAGAGTGATTCATCAGAAGACGAG GTTGGTCCTCGTAACACCATTGGGGATGTTCCTTTAAAGTGGTACGAAGATGAGGAACATATCGGATATGACGTTGCTGGAAAGAAAATCAAGAAGAAAGAGAGACTGGATAAACTGGATTCATTTTTAGCCAGAACCGATGATGCAAATAGTTG gcgCAAGATCATGGATGACATTGAAGATGAGGAAGTAGAACTTACTAAAGAAGAAACTAAGCTTATTCGTAGAATGTTGAAAGGAAAGGCACCTCATGCTGATTTTGATCCACACGCG CCTTATGTTGATTGGTTTGCGTGGGATGGTGCTAAGCATCCACTCTCAAATGCCCCGGAACCTAAAAGACGTTTTATTCCTTCAAAATGGGAAAGCAAAAAG GTTGTTAAGTATATTAGGGCGATTAGAAAGGGACTGATAAAGTTTGACAAACCAAAAGAAGAACCCCGTTTTTATAACTTATGGGGCGATGAAACTGAAGAATCAAGACATGGATTATCATATATACCCGCACCCAAAGCTAAATTACCAG GGCATGATGAATCTTATAATCCTTCTCTGGAATACATTCCAACACAAGAAGAGATTAGCGCTTATCAGCTTATGTTTGAGGAGGACCGACCTAAGTTCATTCCAAAGCG ATTCACATCTTTGAGAAGTGTTCCAGCTTATGAAAAGAGTGTTCGGGAAACCTTTGATCGATGTCTGGATCTGTACTTGTGCCCTAGAGCAAGAAAGAAGCGT ATCAATATTGACCCCGAGTCTTTAAAACCAAAGCTTCCAAGTCGCAAAGATCTTAAACCATACCCAACGACATGTTATCTTGAGTACAAAGGTCATAAGGGTCCAGTCGTATCAATTTGTACCGACCCAGTCGGGCAGCATATTGCTTCTG GCTCACATGACGGAACCGTTCGCATCTGGGAGGTTGAAACTGGTAGATGCATTAAAGTTTGGGAACTTGGTGAACCTGTGCAGCATGTTGCATGGAATCCGTTACCTGAGTTTCCTATTTTGGCAGTGTCCAT GGGGCAAGATGTTCTTGTTCTGAACACTGGGCTCGAGAAAGAAGAAAATAAGATGATTGCAGATCTTTTGCGTGTTGAAACCACTCCTGCTCCAGATGATTCTG AAAGTGCTGGGTCTAGTGTAAGCTGGTCTCAATACGACAAATATGAGGGAATTAGGATCAAACACTTTAAG ACTGTGTCATCAGTGGAATGGCATCGAAAAGGAGACTATTTCTCTACTGTCATGCCTGCAG GTGAATCAAAAGCCATATTAATACACTTGCTCTCGAAGAAACTAACCCAAAGATTACCATTCAAGTTACACGGTCTCCCTGTGTGTTCAACTTTCCATCCTACACGATCCATCTTCTTTGTTTCGACAAAAAAGAACGTTCGTGTTTATGACCTTGTGAAGAAAAAGTTCATCAAGAAGCTAGATGCTGGTGTTCGTGAAATCTCATCTGTTTCCATCCATCCCGGTG GTGACAATGTTATCGTGGGGAGTAAGGATGGAAAGTTATGTTGGTTTGACATGGATCTTTCATCAAAACCGTACAAAATTCTCAA ATCTCATCCGAAGGACATAACGAATGTGGCGTTTCATCGCAACTACCCGTTGTTTGCATCATCTTCAGATGATTGCACTGCGTATGTTTTCCATGGGATGGTGTATTCAGATTTGAACCAGAACCCTCTTATTGTTCCTTTGGAGATTCTTCACGGCCATACAAGCGTAAACGGAAGAG GTGTGTTGGACTGCAAGTTCCACCCAAGGCAGCCGTGGTTGTTCACTGCAGGGGCTGATGCTGTAATCAAGCTTTTCTGCCATTAA
- the LOC110867719 gene encoding ribosome biogenesis protein BOP1 homolog isoform X3 has product MKKNGKKNVLKPVEKEVVVVSESDDEVVASDSEHESVESPVVSDDDYEDGEHPSNEAGLSDGVDNFDQGDQSASEDSREVVDESDSSEDEVGPRNTIGDVPLKWYEDEEHIGYDVAGKKIKKKERLDKLDSFLARTDDANSWRKIMDDIEDEEVELTKEETKLIRRMLKGKAPHADFDPHAPYVDWFAWDGAKHPLSNAPEPKRRFIPSKWESKKVVKYIRAIRKGLIKFDKPKEEPRFYNLWGDETEESRHGLSYIPAPKAKLPGHDESYNPSLEYIPTQEEISAYQLMFEEDRPKFIPKRFTSLRSVPAYEKSVRETFDRCLDLYLCPRARKKRINIDPESLKPKLPSRKDLKPYPTTCYLEYKGHKGPVVSICTDPVGQHIASGSHDGTVRIWEVETGRCIKVWELGEPVQHVAWNPLPEFPILAVSMGQDVLVLNTGLEKEENKMIADLLRVETTPAPDDSESAGSSVSWSQYDKYEGIRIKHFKTVSSVEWHRKGDYFSTVMPAGESKAILIHLLSKKLTQRLPFKLHGLPVCSTFHPTRSIFFVSTKKNVRVYDLVKKKFIKKLDAGVREISSVSIHPGGDNVIVGSKDGKLCWFDMDLSSKPYKILKSHPKDITNVAFHRNYPLFASSSDDCTAYVFHGMVYSDLNQNPLIVPLEILHGHTSVNGRGVLDCKFHPRQPWLFTAGADAVIKLFCH; this is encoded by the exons ATGAAGAAGAACGGGAAGAAAAATGTTTTGAAACCGGTAGAGAAAGAAGTTGTTGTTGTGAGTGAGAGCGACGATGAAGTCGTTGCTAGTGACTCTGAACACGAGAGTGTTGAAAGTCCTGTTGTTTCTGACGATGATTATGAG GATGGTGAGCACCCAAGCAATGAAGCTGGACTGAGTGACGGAGTTGATAATTTTGATCAAGGAGATCAAAGTGCAAGCGAGGATTCTCGTGAAGTAGTAGACGAGAGTGATTCATCAGAAGACGAG GTTGGTCCTCGTAACACCATTGGGGATGTTCCTTTAAAGTGGTACGAAGATGAGGAACATATCGGATATGACGTTGCTGGAAAGAAAATCAAGAAGAAAGAGAGACTGGATAAACTGGATTCATTTTTAGCCAGAACCGATGATGCAAATAGTTG gcgCAAGATCATGGATGACATTGAAGATGAGGAAGTAGAACTTACTAAAGAAGAAACTAAGCTTATTCGTAGAATGTTGAAAGGAAAGGCACCTCATGCTGATTTTGATCCACACGCG CCTTATGTTGATTGGTTTGCGTGGGATGGTGCTAAGCATCCACTCTCAAATGCCCCGGAACCTAAAAGACGTTTTATTCCTTCAAAATGGGAAAGCAAAAAG GTTGTTAAGTATATTAGGGCGATTAGAAAGGGACTGATAAAGTTTGACAAACCAAAAGAAGAACCCCGTTTTTATAACTTATGGGGCGATGAAACTGAAGAATCAAGACATGGATTATCATATATACCCGCACCCAAAGCTAAATTACCAG GGCATGATGAATCTTATAATCCTTCTCTGGAATACATTCCAACACAAGAAGAGATTAGCGCTTATCAGCTTATGTTTGAGGAGGACCGACCTAAGTTCATTCCAAAGCG ATTCACATCTTTGAGAAGTGTTCCAGCTTATGAAAAGAGTGTTCGGGAAACCTTTGATCGATGTCTGGATCTGTACTTGTGCCCTAGAGCAAGAAAGAAGCGT ATCAATATTGACCCCGAGTCTTTAAAACCAAAGCTTCCAAGTCGCAAAGATCTTAAACCATACCCAACGACATGTTATCTTGAGTACAAAGGTCATAAGGGTCCAGTCGTATCAATTTGTACCGACCCAGTCGGGCAGCATATTGCTTCTG GCTCACATGACGGAACCGTTCGCATCTGGGAGGTTGAAACTGGTAGATGCATTAAAGTTTGGGAACTTGGTGAACCTGTGCAGCATGTTGCATGGAATCCGTTACCTGAGTTTCCTATTTTGGCAGTGTCCAT GGGGCAAGATGTTCTTGTTCTGAACACTGGGCTCGAGAAAGAAGAAAATAAGATGATTGCAGATCTTTTGCGTGTTGAAACCACTCCTGCTCCAGATGATTCTG AAAGTGCTGGGTCTAGTGTAAGCTGGTCTCAATACGACAAATATGAGGGAATTAGGATCAAACACTTTAAG ACTGTGTCATCAGTGGAATGGCATCGAAAAGGAGACTATTTCTCTACTGTCATGCCTGCAG GTGAATCAAAAGCCATATTAATACACTTGCTCTCGAAGAAACTAACCCAAAGATTACCATTCAAGTTACACGGTCTCCCTGTGTGTTCAACTTTCCATCCTACACGATCCATCTTCTTTGTTTCGACAAAAAAGAACGTTCGTGTTTATGACCTTGTGAAGAAAAAGTTCATCAAGAAGCTAGATGCTGGTGTTCGTGAAATCTCATCTGTTTCCATCCATCCCGGTG GTGACAATGTTATCGTGGGGAGTAAGGATGGAAAGTTATGTTGGTTTGACATGGATCTTTCATCAAAACCGTACAAAATTCTCAA ATCTCATCCGAAGGACATAACGAATGTGGCGTTTCATCGCAACTACCCGTTGTTTGCATCATCTTCAGATGATTGCACTGCGTATGTTTTCCATGGGATGGTGTATTCAGATTTGAACCAGAACCCTCTTATTGTTCCTTTGGAGATTCTTCACGGCCATACAAGCGTAAACGGAAGAG GTGTGTTGGACTGCAAGTTCCACCCAAGGCAGCCGTGGTTGTTCACTGCAGGGGCTGATGCTGTAATCAAGCTTTTCTGCCATTAA
- the LOC110867719 gene encoding ribosome biogenesis protein BOP1 homolog isoform X4, with translation MRYMDGEHPSNEAGLSDGVDNFDQGDQSASEDSREVVDESDSSEDEVGPRNTIGDVPLKWYEDEEHIGYDVAGKKIKKKERLDKLDSFLARTDDANSWRKIMDDIEDEEVELTKEETKLIRRMLKGKAPHADFDPHAPYVDWFAWDGAKHPLSNAPEPKRRFIPSKWESKKVVKYIRAIRKGLIKFDKPKEEPRFYNLWGDETEESRHGLSYIPAPKAKLPGHDESYNPSLEYIPTQEEISAYQLMFEEDRPKFIPKRFTSLRSVPAYEKSVRETFDRCLDLYLCPRARKKRINIDPESLKPKLPSRKDLKPYPTTCYLEYKGHKGPVVSICTDPVGQHIASGSHDGTVRIWEVETGRCIKVWELGEPVQHVAWNPLPEFPILAVSMGQDVLVLNTGLEKEENKMIADLLRVETTPAPDDSESAGSSVSWSQYDKYEGIRIKHFKTVSSVEWHRKGDYFSTVMPAGESKAILIHLLSKKLTQRLPFKLHGLPVCSTFHPTRSIFFVSTKKNVRVYDLVKKKFIKKLDAGVREISSVSIHPGGDNVIVGSKDGKLCWFDMDLSSKPYKILKSHPKDITNVAFHRNYPLFASSSDDCTAYVFHGMVYSDLNQNPLIVPLEILHGHTSVNGRGVLDCKFHPRQPWLFTAGADAVIKLFCH, from the exons ATGAGGTACATG GATGGTGAGCACCCAAGCAATGAAGCTGGACTGAGTGACGGAGTTGATAATTTTGATCAAGGAGATCAAAGTGCAAGCGAGGATTCTCGTGAAGTAGTAGACGAGAGTGATTCATCAGAAGACGAG GTTGGTCCTCGTAACACCATTGGGGATGTTCCTTTAAAGTGGTACGAAGATGAGGAACATATCGGATATGACGTTGCTGGAAAGAAAATCAAGAAGAAAGAGAGACTGGATAAACTGGATTCATTTTTAGCCAGAACCGATGATGCAAATAGTTG gcgCAAGATCATGGATGACATTGAAGATGAGGAAGTAGAACTTACTAAAGAAGAAACTAAGCTTATTCGTAGAATGTTGAAAGGAAAGGCACCTCATGCTGATTTTGATCCACACGCG CCTTATGTTGATTGGTTTGCGTGGGATGGTGCTAAGCATCCACTCTCAAATGCCCCGGAACCTAAAAGACGTTTTATTCCTTCAAAATGGGAAAGCAAAAAG GTTGTTAAGTATATTAGGGCGATTAGAAAGGGACTGATAAAGTTTGACAAACCAAAAGAAGAACCCCGTTTTTATAACTTATGGGGCGATGAAACTGAAGAATCAAGACATGGATTATCATATATACCCGCACCCAAAGCTAAATTACCAG GGCATGATGAATCTTATAATCCTTCTCTGGAATACATTCCAACACAAGAAGAGATTAGCGCTTATCAGCTTATGTTTGAGGAGGACCGACCTAAGTTCATTCCAAAGCG ATTCACATCTTTGAGAAGTGTTCCAGCTTATGAAAAGAGTGTTCGGGAAACCTTTGATCGATGTCTGGATCTGTACTTGTGCCCTAGAGCAAGAAAGAAGCGT ATCAATATTGACCCCGAGTCTTTAAAACCAAAGCTTCCAAGTCGCAAAGATCTTAAACCATACCCAACGACATGTTATCTTGAGTACAAAGGTCATAAGGGTCCAGTCGTATCAATTTGTACCGACCCAGTCGGGCAGCATATTGCTTCTG GCTCACATGACGGAACCGTTCGCATCTGGGAGGTTGAAACTGGTAGATGCATTAAAGTTTGGGAACTTGGTGAACCTGTGCAGCATGTTGCATGGAATCCGTTACCTGAGTTTCCTATTTTGGCAGTGTCCAT GGGGCAAGATGTTCTTGTTCTGAACACTGGGCTCGAGAAAGAAGAAAATAAGATGATTGCAGATCTTTTGCGTGTTGAAACCACTCCTGCTCCAGATGATTCTG AAAGTGCTGGGTCTAGTGTAAGCTGGTCTCAATACGACAAATATGAGGGAATTAGGATCAAACACTTTAAG ACTGTGTCATCAGTGGAATGGCATCGAAAAGGAGACTATTTCTCTACTGTCATGCCTGCAG GTGAATCAAAAGCCATATTAATACACTTGCTCTCGAAGAAACTAACCCAAAGATTACCATTCAAGTTACACGGTCTCCCTGTGTGTTCAACTTTCCATCCTACACGATCCATCTTCTTTGTTTCGACAAAAAAGAACGTTCGTGTTTATGACCTTGTGAAGAAAAAGTTCATCAAGAAGCTAGATGCTGGTGTTCGTGAAATCTCATCTGTTTCCATCCATCCCGGTG GTGACAATGTTATCGTGGGGAGTAAGGATGGAAAGTTATGTTGGTTTGACATGGATCTTTCATCAAAACCGTACAAAATTCTCAA ATCTCATCCGAAGGACATAACGAATGTGGCGTTTCATCGCAACTACCCGTTGTTTGCATCATCTTCAGATGATTGCACTGCGTATGTTTTCCATGGGATGGTGTATTCAGATTTGAACCAGAACCCTCTTATTGTTCCTTTGGAGATTCTTCACGGCCATACAAGCGTAAACGGAAGAG GTGTGTTGGACTGCAAGTTCCACCCAAGGCAGCCGTGGTTGTTCACTGCAGGGGCTGATGCTGTAATCAAGCTTTTCTGCCATTAA
- the LOC110867717 gene encoding WEB family protein At1g75720-like, translated as METEPLPENRPPVVDYSANVDTTRAFRSVKEAVEVFGERFLTGEIFLPTRKPPFTLPKQETPSWKSTQSSQTSWRSCSPPREPEEPPMLLVNSLKKLESELEETKKELKLLKERESETEVALASLNAEVQKNMSKIAEAEAAEKPGAMVVSGGGGRKMVDKKKKPIIPLLGELFSKRKGKSKTLMIMHGCMQIHE; from the coding sequence ATGGAAACCGAACCCCTACCTGAAAACCGACCGCCCGTCGTGGACTACAGCGCCAATGTAGACACCACCCGCGCTTTCCGCTCGGTCAAAGAAGCCGTAGAGGTCTTCGGGGAGCGGTTTCTCACCGGCGAAATCTTCTTACCGACACGTAAACCCCCTTTCACCTTACCAAAACAAGAAACTCCATCATGGAAATCCACGCAAAGCTCTCAAACATCATGGAGATCATGCTCACCACCGCGGGAACCTGAAGAACCGCCAATGTTGCTTGTTAACTCCCTTAAAAAGCTAGAGTCCGAGCTCGAGGAAACGAAGAAAGAGCTGAAGTTGCTGAAGGAGAGAGAGTCTGAGACGGAGGTGGCTTTGGCGTCGTTAAACGCGGAGGTACAGAAGAATATGTCGAAGATTGCGGAAGCTGAGGCGGCGGAGAAACCGGGGGCtatggtggtgagtggtggtggagGGAGGAAGATGGTGGATAAGAAGAAGAAGCCCATCATTCCACTTCTGGGAGAATTGTTTTCGAAGAGAAAAGGAAAATCGAAAACTTTAATGATCATGCATGGCTGCATGCAGATACATGAGTGA